In a single window of the Serratia quinivorans genome:
- the tktA_2 gene encoding Transketolase 1: MMEGISHEVCSLAGTLKLGKLTAFYDDNGISIDGHVEGWFTDNTAERFEAYGWHVVRHVDGHNPDAIKAAIEEARKVTDKPSLLMCKTVIGFGSPNKAGTHDVHGAALGAAEVAATREALGWKYAAFEIPQDIYAQWDAKEAGKAKEAAWNDKFAAYAKAFPELAAEFKRRVNGELPANWKAEAKAFVEKLQANPANIASRKASQNALETFGKVLPEFLGGSADLAPSNLTMWSGSKPLNEDLAGNYIHYGVREFGMTAITNGIALHGGFLPYSATFLMFVEYARNAVRMAALMKIRNVFVYTHDSIGLGEDGPTHQPVEQMASLRVTPNMSTWRPCDQVESAVAWQYGIERNDGPTTLIFSRQNLTQQPRTAEQLANVYRGGYVLKDCAGTPDVILIATGSEVGITVEAADQLTAAGRKVRVVSMPSTDAFDKQDAAYRESVLPAAVTARVAVEAGIADYWYKYVGLNGAIVGMTTFGESAPAEQLFKEFGFTVDNVVAKAQALLK, translated from the coding sequence ATGATGGAAGGCATCTCCCACGAAGTCTGTTCGCTGGCCGGTACCCTCAAGCTCGGCAAACTGACCGCGTTCTACGATGACAACGGCATCTCCATCGACGGTCACGTCGAAGGCTGGTTCACCGACAACACCGCCGAGCGCTTTGAAGCCTACGGCTGGCACGTGGTGCGTCACGTTGATGGCCACAACCCGGACGCCATCAAGGCCGCCATTGAAGAAGCCCGCAAGGTCACCGACAAGCCGTCGCTGCTGATGTGCAAAACCGTGATTGGTTTCGGTTCCCCGAACAAGGCCGGTACCCACGACGTGCACGGTGCTGCGCTGGGCGCCGCCGAAGTGGCCGCCACCCGCGAAGCGCTGGGCTGGAAATACGCCGCCTTCGAAATCCCGCAGGACATCTATGCCCAGTGGGATGCCAAAGAAGCCGGCAAGGCCAAAGAAGCGGCCTGGAACGACAAGTTCGCCGCCTACGCGAAAGCCTTCCCGGAACTGGCTGCCGAGTTCAAACGCCGTGTGAACGGTGAGCTGCCGGCCAACTGGAAAGCCGAAGCCAAAGCCTTCGTGGAAAAACTGCAGGCCAACCCGGCCAATATCGCCAGCCGCAAGGCCTCGCAGAACGCACTGGAAACCTTCGGCAAGGTGCTGCCGGAATTCCTCGGCGGCTCCGCTGACCTGGCACCAAGCAACCTGACCATGTGGTCCGGCTCCAAGCCACTCAACGAAGACCTGGCGGGTAACTACATCCACTACGGCGTGCGCGAGTTCGGCATGACCGCCATCACCAACGGCATCGCGCTGCACGGCGGCTTCCTGCCGTACTCGGCGACCTTCCTGATGTTCGTGGAATACGCCCGTAATGCGGTGCGTATGGCGGCGCTGATGAAAATCCGCAACGTGTTCGTTTACACCCATGACTCCATCGGTCTGGGCGAAGACGGCCCGACGCACCAGCCGGTTGAGCAGATGGCCAGCCTGCGCGTGACCCCGAACATGAGCACCTGGCGTCCGTGTGACCAGGTGGAATCGGCGGTAGCCTGGCAGTACGGCATCGAGCGCAACGACGGCCCGACCACGCTGATTTTCTCACGTCAGAACCTGACCCAGCAGCCGCGTACCGCAGAGCAACTGGCCAACGTTTACCGTGGCGGTTATGTCCTGAAGGACTGCGCCGGGACGCCGGACGTCATTCTGATTGCCACCGGTTCGGAAGTGGGTATCACCGTGGAAGCGGCAGACCAGCTGACTGCGGCCGGCCGCAAGGTGCGCGTGGTCTCCATGCCGTCTACCGATGCGTTCGACAAGCAGGATGCGGCCTACCGTGAATCCGTGCTGCCGGCGGCAGTGACTGCCCGCGTGGCAGTGGAAGCGGGTATCGCGGACTACTGGTACAAATATGTGGGCCTGAACGGCGCCATCGTGGGCATGACCACCTTTGGTGAATCTGCCCCGGCAGAGCAGCTGTTCAAAGAGTTTGGTTTCACCGTGGACAACGTGGTGGCCAAGGCGCAGGCACTGCTGAAATAG
- the tktA_3 gene encoding Transketolase 1, which yields MSSRKELANAIRALSMDAVQKANSGHPGAPMGMADIAEVLWRDYLNHNPTNPHWADRDRFVLSNGHGSMLIYSLLHLTGYDLPMSELENFRQLHSKTPGHPEYGYTPGVETTTGPLGQGIANAVGFAIAERTLARSSTARVMTSSTTTPTPLWATAA from the coding sequence ATGTCCTCTCGTAAAGAGCTTGCCAACGCCATCCGCGCACTCAGCATGGACGCCGTACAAAAAGCAAATTCCGGCCACCCGGGTGCACCTATGGGCATGGCGGACATCGCCGAAGTCCTGTGGCGTGACTACCTGAACCACAACCCGACCAACCCGCACTGGGCTGACCGTGACCGCTTCGTCCTCTCCAACGGCCATGGCTCCATGCTGATTTACAGCCTGTTGCACCTCACCGGCTACGACCTGCCGATGAGCGAGCTGGAAAACTTCCGCCAGCTGCACTCCAAAACCCCGGGCCACCCGGAATACGGTTACACCCCAGGCGTGGAAACCACCACCGGCCCACTGGGTCAGGGCATCGCCAACGCCGTCGGTTTCGCCATTGCCGAACGCACCCTGGCGCGCAGTTCAACCGCCCGGGTCATGACATCGTCGACCACCACACCTACGCCTTTATGGGCGACGGCTGCATGA
- the talA gene encoding Transaldolase A has translation MNQLDALKQLTTVVADSGDIESIRQFEPQDATTNPSLILKAAALPQYKPLILEALSYARQQGGSKETQLINACDKLAVNIGVEILKSVPGRISTEVDARLSFDRGMCVAKARKLIALYQQQGIDKSRILIKLASTWEGIKAAEELEKEGINTNLTLLFSFAQARACAEAGVFLISPFVGRIYDWYQAKQPAADYDAEQDPGVKSVRNIYEYYKQHRYQTVIMGASFRKVEQILALAGCDRLTIAPNLLEQLKHSEQPVERKLTPSTEGFHQPAPLAEADFRWQHNQDAMAVEKLAEGIRLFAVDQQKLEDMLAAEL, from the coding sequence ATGAATCAACTGGATGCACTCAAGCAGCTAACCACGGTGGTAGCCGACAGCGGCGATATCGAATCGATCCGCCAGTTCGAACCGCAAGACGCCACCACCAACCCTTCACTGATCCTGAAGGCCGCTGCACTGCCTCAATATAAGCCACTGATCCTCGAAGCCCTGAGCTATGCCCGCCAGCAAGGCGGCAGCAAAGAAACCCAATTGATTAATGCCTGCGACAAACTGGCGGTCAATATCGGCGTCGAAATCCTGAAAAGCGTACCGGGCCGCATTTCCACCGAAGTGGATGCCCGCCTGTCCTTCGACCGCGGTATGTGTGTGGCCAAGGCACGTAAACTGATCGCGCTGTATCAGCAACAGGGCATCGATAAGTCACGTATTCTGATCAAACTGGCTTCTACCTGGGAAGGCATCAAAGCCGCCGAGGAGCTGGAAAAAGAAGGCATCAATACCAATCTGACGCTGCTGTTCTCTTTCGCCCAGGCCCGCGCCTGCGCCGAAGCCGGCGTGTTCCTGATTTCACCTTTCGTTGGCCGTATCTATGACTGGTATCAGGCTAAACAGCCTGCGGCTGACTACGACGCAGAGCAGGATCCTGGCGTGAAATCAGTGCGCAACATTTATGAATACTACAAACAGCACCGTTATCAGACGGTGATCATGGGTGCCAGCTTCCGCAAGGTAGAGCAAATTCTGGCCCTGGCCGGTTGCGATCGCCTGACCATCGCACCAAACCTGCTGGAACAACTCAAGCACAGCGAGCAACCGGTCGAGCGTAAATTGACGCCATCCACCGAAGGTTTCCATCAGCCTGCCCCACTGGCCGAAGCTGACTTCCGTTGGCAGCACAATCAGGACGCCATGGCGGTTGAAAAACTGGCCGAAGGTATCCGCCTGTTCGCCGTTGACCAGCAAAAGCTGGAAGATATGCTGGCCGCTGAACTGTAA
- the gbpA_2 gene encoding GlcNAc-binding protein A precursor, which yields MNNTSRTLMSLGLLSAALFGVSQQAAAHGYVETPASRSYQCKLQLNTQCGSVQYEPQSVEGLKGFPQAGPADGHIASADKSTFFELDQQTPTRWNKINLHTGANSFTWTLTARHSTTSWRYFITKPNWDASQPLTRASFDLTPFCQQNDGGAIPAAQVTHHCNIPADRSGSHVILAVWDVADTANAFYQAIDVNLTK from the coding sequence ATGAACAATACTTCTCGTACCCTTATGTCCCTTGGCCTGTTGAGCGCCGCACTGTTTGGCGTATCACAACAGGCTGCCGCCCACGGCTATGTCGAAACCCCGGCCAGTCGTTCCTACCAGTGCAAGCTACAACTCAATACCCAGTGCGGCAGCGTGCAATACGAACCGCAGAGTGTTGAAGGGTTGAAAGGCTTCCCACAGGCCGGTCCGGCAGATGGGCATATCGCCAGCGCCGACAAATCCACCTTCTTCGAGCTGGATCAACAAACGCCAACCCGCTGGAACAAGATCAACCTGCACACCGGTGCCAACTCCTTCACCTGGACGCTTACGGCTCGCCATAGCACCACCAGTTGGCGTTATTTCATTACCAAACCAAACTGGGATGCCTCCCAGCCGCTGACCCGTGCATCGTTTGACCTGACGCCGTTCTGCCAACAGAACGACGGCGGCGCGATCCCTGCAGCGCAGGTCACCCACCACTGCAACATACCGGCAGATCGTAGTGGTTCGCACGTGATCCTCGCCGTGTGGGATGTGGCAGATACGGCCAATGCCTTCTATCAGGCAATTGACGTTAATTTGACTAAATAA
- the allS_2 gene encoding HTH-type transcriptional activator AllS, producing MTRLSLDAIKIISTIKSTGSFSMAAEALHKTPSAISYRVSNIESKLCVKLFHRNGPMITLTDEGEFLLQEGSWILNAVQDLESRVRNIPKFDNNIRIVVDNFFPLETITQDIRDYIQHSPNANISVQREALNGTWDALKNNRADLIIAIGQIPDSVQAKTLMLGKLNFVLCVSPSHPFAAQKKPVDKNQRLNDIVVVIADSSHELPKRNHGTMPLQRQLVVCDVESKLSLLKRGIGHGFLPPALIEKELASGELVTVPVDMQKGDEMIWLAWHPASKGAGFSWWHERLTRKSDVFSLMGREVIRDGGYPWCNN from the coding sequence ATGACTAGATTATCCCTGGATGCGATTAAAATAATCAGCACCATAAAAAGTACCGGCTCTTTCTCAATGGCGGCGGAGGCGTTGCATAAAACGCCGTCGGCGATATCCTATAGGGTTTCCAATATTGAAAGTAAACTCTGCGTGAAACTTTTTCATCGTAATGGCCCGATGATTACCCTGACAGATGAAGGGGAATTCCTGTTGCAAGAGGGCAGCTGGATTTTAAATGCGGTGCAGGATCTTGAGAGTAGGGTAAGAAACATCCCGAAATTCGATAATAATATCCGCATCGTCGTCGATAATTTCTTTCCACTGGAAACTATCACCCAGGATATCCGTGACTATATCCAGCACAGCCCAAATGCCAACATTTCCGTACAGCGTGAAGCACTGAATGGTACCTGGGACGCCCTGAAGAACAACCGGGCGGATTTGATTATCGCCATCGGCCAGATCCCGGACAGCGTGCAGGCCAAAACGCTGATGCTCGGCAAACTGAATTTTGTGCTCTGTGTTTCACCTTCGCATCCCTTTGCGGCGCAGAAAAAGCCGGTGGATAAAAACCAGCGGCTGAACGATATCGTGGTGGTGATTGCCGACAGCAGCCACGAACTGCCCAAACGTAACCACGGCACCATGCCGTTACAGCGCCAACTGGTGGTGTGCGACGTCGAAAGTAAGCTGTCGCTGTTGAAGCGCGGCATTGGTCACGGCTTCCTGCCACCGGCGCTGATAGAAAAAGAGTTGGCGAGCGGTGAGCTGGTGACGGTGCCGGTCGATATGCAAAAGGGGGACGAAATGATTTGGCTGGCCTGGCACCCGGCCAGCAAGGGCGCCGGATTTAGCTGGTGGCATGAGCGACTGACGCGTAAAAGCGACGTCTTTAGCCTGATGGGACGCGAAGTGATACGTGACGGGGGTTACCCTTGGTGTAACAACTGA
- the chiB gene encoding Chitinase B precursor produces the protein MSERKAVIGYYFIPTNQINNYTESDTSVVPFPVSNITPAKAKQLTHINFSFLDINSNLECAWDPATNDAKARDVVSRLTALKAHNPNLRIMFSIGGWYYSNDLGVSHANYVNAVKTPAARTKFAQSCVRIMKDYGFDGVDIDWEYPQSSEVDGFVAALQEIRTLLNQQTLADGRQALPYQLTIAGAGGAFFLSRYYSKLPQIVASLDYINLMTYDLAGPWEKITNHQAGLFGDSAGPTFYNALREANLGWSWEELTRAFPSPFSLTVDAAVQQHLMLEGVPSNKIVMGVPFYGRAFKGVSSSNGGQYSSHSTPGEDPFPGTDYWLVGCEECVRDKDPRIASYRQLEQMLLGNYGYQRLWNDKTKTPYLYHAANGLFVTYDDVESFKYKAKYIKQQQLGGVMFWHLGQDNRNGDLLASLDRYFNATDYDDSQLDMGTGLRYTGVGPGNLPIMSAPAYVAGTTYNQGALVSYLGYVWQTKWGFITSVPGSDSAWLKVGRVA, from the coding sequence ATGTCCGAACGTAAAGCCGTTATTGGTTATTATTTTATTCCGACCAACCAAATTAATAACTATACCGAGTCTGATACTTCAGTCGTGCCATTCCCGGTGTCCAACATCACACCGGCCAAGGCCAAACAGCTGACCCACATTAATTTCTCGTTCCTCGACATTAACAGCAATCTGGAATGCGCCTGGGACCCGGCGACTAACGACGCCAAAGCGCGCGACGTGGTCAGCCGGTTAACCGCGCTGAAGGCACACAACCCCAATCTGCGGATCATGTTCTCCATCGGCGGCTGGTATTACTCCAACGACCTGGGCGTTTCCCATGCCAACTATGTCAACGCGGTGAAAACCCCGGCGGCACGTACCAAATTCGCGCAATCCTGCGTCCGCATCATGAAAGATTACGGTTTTGACGGCGTAGACATTGACTGGGAATATCCGCAAAGCAGCGAGGTGGACGGCTTTGTCGCCGCGCTGCAGGAGATCCGCACCCTGCTGAACCAGCAAACCCTGGCTGACGGTCGTCAGGCGCTGCCTTACCAACTGACCATTGCCGGGGCCGGCGGCGCTTTCTTCCTGTCGCGTTACTACAGCAAGCTGCCGCAGATCGTCGCCTCACTCGATTACATCAACCTGATGACCTACGATCTGGCCGGCCCGTGGGAGAAAATCACCAACCACCAGGCGGGACTGTTCGGCGACAGCGCCGGGCCAACCTTCTATAACGCGCTGCGTGAAGCCAACCTGGGCTGGAGCTGGGAAGAACTGACCCGCGCCTTCCCCAGCCCGTTCAGCCTGACGGTAGATGCGGCGGTGCAACAGCATCTGATGCTGGAAGGCGTGCCGAGCAACAAGATCGTCATGGGCGTGCCGTTCTACGGTCGCGCGTTCAAGGGCGTCAGCAGCAGCAACGGCGGCCAGTACAGCAGCCACAGCACCCCGGGGGAAGATCCGTTCCCGGGCACCGACTATTGGTTGGTGGGCTGTGAAGAGTGTGTGCGCGATAAGGATCCGCGCATCGCCTCCTACCGCCAACTGGAACAAATGCTATTGGGCAACTACGGCTATCAGCGCCTGTGGAACGACAAGACCAAAACGCCGTACCTGTATCACGCGGCCAATGGCCTGTTTGTTACCTACGACGACGTCGAAAGCTTCAAGTACAAGGCAAAGTACATCAAGCAGCAGCAACTGGGCGGCGTGATGTTCTGGCATCTGGGCCAGGATAACCGTAACGGTGACCTGCTGGCGTCGCTGGACCGCTATTTCAACGCGACGGACTACGATGACAGTCAACTGGATATGGGCACCGGCCTGCGTTATACCGGCGTTGGTCCGGGTAATTTACCGATCATGAGCGCCCCGGCTTACGTTGCCGGTACCACCTATAACCAGGGGGCGCTGGTGTCTTATCTTGGCTATGTCTGGCAGACCAAGTGGGGCTTCATCACTTCCGTACCCGGCTCGGACAGCGCCTGGCTGAAAGTGGGCCGCGTGGCATAA
- a CDS encoding phage holin, lambda family — MSSLEPDAVGLIIQRACEYLQPVMNAILAGIMALLHGAYRNVGMRRRLLNAGMCALLAWTVRDALALAGLELKWANLASVLIGFLGADYISALIKKIIGKKTGLKNDK; from the coding sequence ATGTCCAGTTTAGAGCCAGACGCTGTTGGCTTAATTATCCAGCGAGCATGTGAATATCTGCAGCCGGTGATGAATGCCATTTTGGCGGGCATCATGGCGTTATTGCACGGAGCTTACCGCAACGTAGGTATGCGGCGCCGACTATTAAATGCCGGTATGTGTGCATTATTGGCCTGGACGGTACGCGATGCATTAGCGCTGGCCGGGCTGGAATTAAAGTGGGCGAATCTTGCCAGCGTACTGATTGGCTTTCTTGGGGCCGATTATATCAGCGCATTAATTAAAAAAATCATAGGAAAAAAAACGGGGCTTAAAAATGATAAATGA
- a CDS encoding phage lysis regulatory protein, LysB family, giving the protein MSGWLSRLAQGGLLLLLLAAICLAAYSSLLSHRLDLMRQQASEQQKTLAQQAGLIATLQTQDAQNRALMAAQQQQEQQLRQQSDVYQRKYREAIKNDACAGQPMPGAVIELLRPTPADGSAGGAVAP; this is encoded by the coding sequence ATGAGCGGCTGGCTGAGCCGGTTGGCGCAGGGGGGATTGTTGCTGCTGCTGTTGGCAGCCATCTGCCTGGCCGCTTATAGCTCGCTGTTGTCGCATCGGCTGGATCTGATGCGGCAGCAGGCGAGCGAACAGCAAAAGACCTTGGCGCAGCAGGCGGGGTTGATTGCCACGCTGCAAACTCAGGATGCCCAGAACCGGGCGCTGATGGCGGCTCAGCAGCAGCAGGAACAGCAGTTGCGCCAGCAAAGCGACGTTTACCAGAGGAAATACCGTGAAGCGATTAAAAATGATGCCTGTGCTGGGCAGCCTATGCCTGGCGCTGTTATTGAGCTCCTGCGCCCAACCCCCGCAGACGGCAGCGCCGGTGGTGCTGTTGCCCCCTGA